Proteins from a single region of Streptomyces sp. Tu 3180:
- the katG gene encoding catalase/peroxidase HPI, producing MTENHDAIVTDPKAEEAGGCPVAHGRALHPTQGGGNHQWWPERLNLKILAKNPAVANPLGEDFDYAEAFKALDLAAVKRDIAEVLTTSQDWWPADFGHYGPLMIRMAWHSAGTYRISDGRGGAGAGQQRFAPLNSWPDNGNLDKARRLLWPVKKKYGQSISWADLLILTGNVALEQMGFETFGFGGGREDVWEAEEDVYWGPETTWLDDRRYSGDRELENPLGAVQMGLIYVNPEGPNGNPDPIAAARDIRETFRRMAMNDEETVALIAGGHTFGKTHGAGPADHVGADPEAASMEEQGLGWKSTYGTGKGGDAITSGLEVTWTSTPTRWSNGFFKNLFEFEYELEQSPAGAHQWVAKDAPEIIPDAHDPSKKHRPKMLTTDLALRFDPIYEPISRRFYENPEEFADAFARAWYKLTHRDMGPKSLYLGAEVPEETLLWQDPLPEAEGEVIDAADVAALKARLLDSGLTVSQLVGTAWASASTFRGSDKRGGANGARIRLEPQRGWEVNDPDRLAQVLRVLEGIQQEFNANSGTKKVSLADLIVLGGAAAVEKAAKDGGFDVEVPFTPGRVDATEEHTDAESFAALEPTADGFRNYLGKGNRLPAEYLLLDRANLLTLSAPEMTVLVGGLRVLGANHGQSAHGVLTSTPGVLTNDFFVNLLDLGTTWKATSEDQTAFEGRDAATGEVKWTGTRADLVFGSNSELRALAEVYASDDAKEKFVRDFVAAWDKVMNLDRFDLV from the coding sequence ATGACCGAGAACCACGACGCGATCGTCACCGATCCCAAGGCGGAGGAGGCGGGCGGCTGCCCGGTCGCGCACGGCCGCGCCCTCCACCCGACCCAGGGCGGCGGGAACCACCAGTGGTGGCCGGAACGGCTCAACCTGAAGATCCTCGCCAAGAACCCGGCCGTGGCCAACCCGCTCGGTGAGGACTTCGACTACGCCGAGGCGTTCAAGGCCCTCGACCTCGCGGCCGTGAAGCGGGACATCGCCGAGGTGCTGACCACGTCGCAGGACTGGTGGCCCGCCGACTTCGGCCACTACGGCCCGCTGATGATCCGCATGGCCTGGCACAGCGCGGGCACCTACCGCATCAGCGACGGCCGCGGCGGCGCGGGCGCCGGACAGCAGCGCTTCGCCCCGCTCAACAGCTGGCCGGACAACGGCAACCTCGACAAGGCCCGCCGTCTGCTGTGGCCGGTCAAGAAGAAGTACGGCCAGAGCATCTCCTGGGCCGACCTGCTGATCCTCACCGGCAACGTCGCCCTGGAGCAGATGGGCTTCGAGACCTTCGGCTTCGGCGGCGGCCGCGAGGACGTCTGGGAGGCCGAGGAGGACGTCTACTGGGGCCCGGAGACCACCTGGCTCGACGACCGGCGCTACTCGGGCGACCGCGAGCTGGAGAACCCGCTCGGCGCGGTCCAGATGGGCCTGATCTACGTCAACCCCGAGGGCCCGAACGGCAACCCGGACCCGATCGCCGCCGCCCGCGACATCCGTGAGACGTTCCGCCGCATGGCGATGAACGACGAGGAGACCGTCGCCCTGATCGCCGGCGGCCACACCTTCGGCAAGACCCACGGCGCCGGCCCGGCCGACCACGTCGGCGCCGACCCCGAGGCCGCCTCCATGGAGGAGCAGGGCCTCGGCTGGAAGAGCACCTACGGCACGGGCAAGGGCGGGGACGCCATCACCTCCGGCCTGGAGGTCACCTGGACCAGCACGCCCACCCGGTGGAGCAACGGCTTCTTCAAGAACCTCTTCGAGTTCGAGTACGAGCTGGAGCAGAGCCCGGCCGGCGCCCACCAGTGGGTGGCGAAGGACGCCCCGGAGATCATCCCGGACGCGCACGACCCGTCGAAGAAGCACCGCCCGAAGATGCTCACCACCGACCTGGCGCTGCGCTTCGACCCGATCTACGAGCCGATCTCCCGCCGGTTCTACGAGAACCCGGAGGAGTTCGCGGACGCCTTCGCCCGCGCCTGGTACAAGCTGACCCACCGCGACATGGGCCCGAAGTCGCTGTACCTCGGCGCGGAGGTCCCCGAGGAGACCCTGCTGTGGCAGGACCCGCTGCCGGAGGCCGAGGGCGAGGTCATCGACGCCGCGGACGTCGCGGCCCTCAAGGCCAGGCTCCTCGACTCGGGCCTGACCGTCTCGCAGCTGGTCGGCACCGCCTGGGCGTCGGCCTCGACGTTCCGCGGCAGCGACAAGCGCGGCGGCGCCAACGGCGCACGCATCCGCCTGGAGCCGCAGCGCGGCTGGGAGGTCAACGACCCCGACCGGCTGGCGCAGGTGCTGCGCGTCCTCGAGGGCATCCAGCAGGAGTTCAACGCGAACTCCGGCACCAAGAAGGTGTCCCTGGCCGACCTGATCGTGCTCGGCGGCGCCGCGGCCGTGGAGAAGGCGGCCAAGGACGGCGGCTTCGACGTCGAGGTGCCCTTCACCCCGGGGCGTGTCGACGCGACTGAGGAGCACACCGACGCCGAGTCCTTCGCCGCGCTCGAGCCGACCGCCGACGGGTTCCGCAACTACCTCGGCAAGGGCAACCGCCTTCCCGCCGAGTACCTGCTGCTGGACCGGGCGAACCTGCTGACCCTGAGCGCCCCCGAGATGACCGTCCTCGTCGGCGGCCTGCGGGTCCTGGGCGCGAACCACGGGCAGTCCGCCCACGGCGTGCTCACCTCGACGCCGGGGGTGCTGACCAACGACTTCTTCGTCAACCTGCTCGACCTGGGCACGACGTGGAAGGCGACGTCCGAGGACCAGACCGCCTTCGAGGGCCGTGACGCGGCCACCGGCGAGGTCAAGTGGACCGGCACCCGGGCCGACCTCGTCTTCGGATCGAACTCCGAACTGCGCGCGCTCGCCGAGGTCTACGCGAGCGACGACGCGAAGGAGAAGTTCGTGCGCGACTTCGTCGCGGCCTGGGACAAGGTCATGAACCTCGACCGGTTCGACCTCGTCTGA